One Eurosta solidaginis isolate ZX-2024a chromosome 1, ASM4086904v1, whole genome shotgun sequence genomic window, caacgcctctaacacccctttccttatggtccacccctgttgaaacggcaagtttccttggactcccgttagaggatattgatgacaatttgtgatcggtcgcggctattaggtggggcgagcattgctacaacaacaacaacaacaagggatgacggaaaatcgttccaatatacatcatttatccaccctttcgaaaaatcaacaaaacaaagaaATTCAAACTATTGTCGTTAAAGATATATTTTAAGATAAAGATCAAAATAAAGAtctctaaaaataaaaatagcaatcAGATACATACCTTCATCTACCACGTGATTAATCGCACTTTGCTTTTCTTCTTCTGAACTAAAGCTGTAGTACCGCGACCTACGGATTTCCGAATTACGCACCTCAGCACTCAATTCACGCAAAATATCCGGTACACTCTTTGACTTTACGTCTATTTCATTACAATTATTTGGAGTGAtcaatttattttgttcattGGGCAGGTTTGTTGGTTCTGCACTGCTGCTGCTTAAATCCGTAGGATTTCCATAGTTATTAGCGTTATTACATGCATACGCAGAGTTCATTGCTGCGATTGTTGACGTATTATGATATTGCAAATGTCTAGGACTACAATATGCTGGAATATTTTCGTTGAAATTGGTTCTTTGGTGCAGATAATTATGATTTTCATATGTCGCTGTAGTACCGCCGCCTTGCCTTGTGTGATGAACATTGAAGTTGGCATAGTGTTGCTGCTTTTCACCAATAACATTGGACATTGACGAATTGTAAGGCATTTGATAGCATTGTATAGTTTGTTGATTGGGGAGTGCTGCATATGCAGATGCTGCTATTGATGTACAGGCTGTTGGTATGTTACTAGCGGTGCAAGTTAAATATTTAGTACCTGTTATACTATTATTAGTAATATTTGGAATGCATTCATTGCACAATTCTGCCACTTGTTGGcctaaattttcaaattcaactTTTTGTATTGCTATTTCAGTATTTTTTAAAGTTGCTAGTTTATTTACATCCATTGTTTTGTTGTCCTTTTTTTGATGCAATGATTTTAGATGATCTACGGACGAATTTTTTTCCTCATTCGTCAATTCATTATTATGAGTATTATTATCTTTGGGTTTTAGCTCGATTTTATATGTATCTTCTTCGACAACAGCGACTTTGCCCACGTGTTCGTCGTTTTGCAATTTCATGGGTAATTGGGTGTTATGCAGCACCTGTGCTAATATATCTAAATCgttaattgtttttaattcaatAGTATCAAAAGGTGATGATGTGTCTTCCTCAAAATCTCTATAATTAAATGCATTGACATCTTTTACAACGCTCGCCATGGTACCATTCTTATTGGCGTTATGTGATTGCAAGTTCAATGGTGCTGCATTATTTAGGAATCGGAATTTGTCGTTGTTACTGGCAGAGATAATGGTTGGCTGCAGTATGGTGTGAAAACTATTGACTTTAGATAACAATACCCCCGCCTCTTCTGCAATTTCCTTCCTTTCCGTAGTTGTATCTTTGTTTTGAATGTCTTCCTTATCGCAGCTTACAGAATCGTTATCAGAACTAGATAGATCATCAGTGCTGGGATAAGTTACAGCTCCAagcatttctttattttttgcttctatttgaaataaatgttcttGTTCACGGCGTTCTTTGCGTTCGCGACGTGCTTCACGATCCTGCTGTCGCATACGACGCCACTCAGGTATTTTGGCAAGCACTTTGCGTTCCAATTGGAAATCATAATCATAATGTGGCGATGCATCATAATGTTCGACGGGCAGTTGTAATCTGTTTGCAATAACTTGAGGAAGCTGATATAATTTTGGTGGTGGCTTGAATTTTTCTGATATTTTGACGGGAACCCTGTCTATGTAGTTCGTATTGGACATTTTCCACGAATAAGTACTTTGACTGCaaaaaatgtttaacaaaaatttactacGGTACTAGTCATGCATCCTTTATTTTCACGTAAGATGTTGCATTTCCAGTTAAACATTAGACGAACATTGCACACCCTTTGCTTTAGAAGATTAAATTTCCCCAGTTATCAAAACTCAAAGCAAATAAGTAAAATCTGTTTTCCTCAGGAAGATAAAAAAATTTGCTAGCACTGCTGAATACAATTAAAAACATTGAGAAGTCTTTGACAGCTTGTCAGATGACTAGCTCAGGGTTGACTAGTACATATTTTACTGATGATTTTTAAAAGGCGGAATTTCAGAGGGCACAAGTTTTTCGGCAGGAAAAGTTTTGGATAGTGAATTGTAactgtgatatcttctgcatagacgtcataattccaaagtgattggatcacctgatttcatatcggaatgatacaaggtggcagcatggtgatatacctacaaacataaataaaaattccatgtactttgtttttgtaaattcgatggacaaatgtcaaaatcgtacggcaccggaagttgatgtatcaaatcaaataaaaaaagttcataatcagctgttccatgctgccaccttgtatcgttgcgccatgcctgatttgtatttgactatcgccgtctcattctgtatctctttctatcacccgctgaagataggcgccgccatattgaacaccctgtcaaaactctaaaaagtagccatattgaacatcctgcaggcagttgacagataagataacacacttagttatcattcacaatggtagccatattgaacatcccgtcaggcagttgacagataagatatcacacttagttatcattcacaatggttctGTGTGTATggcaattctttactttagctcacatatactaatagctccgacacataagcagttttggcttaagtgcagaatacatatatttgtcaaattaaaaaaatgtatatgagtATCGGCAAAGAGgacaaatacaataagagccgtcactcgttatttttttggcatttactcgatgtatactgagaggtagtcgctactttttttttgggagagatatttataaatatcttctgtacattttcgtggggtatttgtgtttatttttcgactgtatttaattaatttatttaattctctttccaaaaatcacagttgcacaaggggcctacacggcatggataaatgcgagacaattaaaaatgtccctctcagaaaacattcggcatcaactttttcaatttccagtgagatactcgccacaaaataacgagtgacggctcttattgtatttatcctctttggtatcgGTAGTGGTGTTTATGGTAGTTCAACCGTATActtttttttggtgcaaatatAACTATGGGGGTAATTTCACGTCAAAAggtaaatttaacatttttttaaaacaaaatatatttgaaaCTATTGAGTCAATCTTGAAAATTGTAACGTCTTTAGATAGTtaataaaacaaggttttgttcgATATATAAAACATcgatatttagaagaaatttctataataaaattatgtttttatgggaaaatgattgctaacttatcataaatcgaataattcgaaaaaatgtgttattgacaaaataatTTAATACTATCGTGTTGAAGATAATTTCATTACTTTTAgtttggtatatatatatttatattagaagGTATAACTTGATTACTTAGGGGCGAAAAACAAAGAAGGTGTTATATGAGttcaattatttttatcgatgtaggtatatatatgatGTTATTTATGTAGGTATGCGTTTATGCATTGTATTAATTAAATGCAAAAACACATAATGTATaacattgctaattttttattgctaaaatatacgtcaaaggtaaactatttaaaattttgcattcgtgaacgagctgatattaccttataactcttatgtttattgttatgtattTTCTTGGCAACTCTAGAATAAAGCTTTTAATAACTGTAAAAAGCCCGTTATTATCAAAAGTGGAATTTAATTGTGCATGATAACATGGATAACTTaaacttattaaaaattttttaaatcttcgGTTGTAACGAAAGTGGTCCATTAACAAGAGATGCACTAGCAGCTCTTCAGGTGTGGTTTGATGCCTTATGAAGGTACATATTTATGTGCAGAGTGCCATGAAATGAAGTTGGTCGCGGTGTCGGATCGGTTaagtgtaatttttttaaagatgttctacgcagaattactgtgcatggcgtagcccagggttattttttataagcgcggccgaaggccgcctatgcagaaaggtgttctacgcagaattactgtgcttCCGCAGCCGGTGTTAGATCGGCTAAGGGTGTTCTACGcggaattactgtgcatggcgtagccggttttggatcggctaagggctatttttaataataatttgtagaCTAAGTACACTAGGTTATAAGAAAgctaatttaatatatatgtttaaaatttgtagactaatttAACTAGGTTAAAAGGAAGCTGTATTTAATATAGGAATAGATAAGAATAGTTTTAGATAGTTTTAGTTaagccttttttgaaaaaaataaaatttaaaaaatttccaccaaaaaagagctttttcaaatttttggtaaataaagactagaaaagttaaagatatatacatcagatgaaaggtatttttataagttatttttcgattttttaatttttgaaatccatccactagtttcggagatattttgatttgaaaaattcataatttcgccttttgacatggaattacccccaaacctttcattttgatcaaaaaagaaataaaccgttggaatcagcataaaaatctctataaagtccgattttatattttttattttttgacaaatgtatgtattctgcacttgtcaGGGTCATGGGGGTTCCCCACGTTGACCAGCCACGCACTATCCTTGTCCCACTCCAGCAccccaaaagaaataaaataaaacaattagtTTCGAATATTttacaatataaacaaatatatacacCTACATCTGGCAGCGATTTGGTAACGGTGAAGAAATTCAGAATAAAGCAAATTACATAAGAGTAGTTGTAGGAAGGGGTTGCCAGACGAAAAATAAAGTGGAGAGTTTGAGTGTGGAAAAAGGGGGATAAATATACTGAAAAGCATACGATGATCCGCATTGCGTGAATGagtgaaagaaaaggaaatatgTTTCGCGCCAAAAATGAAGTTGAATCATGCGCACTGTGCGAAATTGAGAGAGAATGGAAGTGATTCGGAGAGAGATAGTATAAAAGCGCTAACGGCGGAAAAATAGGGATTGATTGGTTGACCAAGAAAGCACAGGGATGTGCTCCGTATAAAAAGGAGATAAATTCCGTCAAAAGAAATTGTAGCAGGcgcgaaaaaaaaagaaatttgagaTAAAATATCCGTAACTCCGCAAAAGTAAATTATACGCGGCGCAAACTTAGTTCATTCAATTATAAAGCAAAGTTTAAGCCTGCGCGAATATCATTTAGTGCAACAGCTAGCCACGCCAATCTCATTTAGTGCAATAGCTAGCCAACGCGAATATCATTACTGCAAAAGTGCATCATACCAATCGAGCCTGGAAGAGTTGCAGCTGACCACTTGTGACACCTGGAGGAGGTACCCAACACCATCAAGTAAGTAATCACTCTATCATCCGAACCAAACCGCAACCAATGCATCAAGGTAACTAAAGAAAATTCAGCAAGATCTGCAAGGTACAAGCGAGAAGGTAAAACCCACCGAAATCTACGGCAGGGCACGCAAACCACATCACAAAATATACCAGAgtaagtcatttataaaatcTAATTGTGCACGCAAAATTTTGCTGGGGGAGGATAGTATTCCCATCACGCGGTAGCGGACGAATATCGACCACCATAAAATGCATTtggtgcctaaaagtatgcagaaAAATTACGAACGACTTAAGGCATTAGTGAGAATATCACAAGGGCGGCCCGATAGTGGTGACGTagtttatatattaaaattaccaattgtatgaatttatataaaagaattataatttaaaatttgcgGTTACTGCACCGATGTAGGCAGAGAAGAATCCTATACAGGAAGACTGTAATGATTTGTATTCGATGATTAGTTAAGAGATCACGTAGAGCTGTCGAGATACCAAGAAAAAgaattttaatgtatttgtattttaatgtATGACTCCTTGTAAGCTCATGGGCCTCTCCCTCCAAACCAACTAGCCCGTTATTTGACACAAGCGGCGAGAAACACCGAGCGTAGGTTCCCTGACCCAAACTTAAAGAGCTCTTTCAGGTAGGATTCAGGCAGCCTAGAAGTTTTGTTTTGTTAGGCAGATCGCCAACCGAAGGGCGTAGGGTCTCTGTTTCTTTGGTGAGGGAGCTCCAAGACAGCCAAAAGGGAAAAATACTATGAATGTGTAGTAGCTTATTGAATCGAGATATTGTTATTAATAAATCTGTCTGTCTTTGCTTTGAACGTGAACGTAATGTTGGTATAAATTGAATATTTCTTGAGAAGAAGGGAAGTGTAGGTGAACATTCAGGATTGGAATGACACCAAGGGGATCGCGTAAGTATAGTACGATAAAAAGGAGcagtccaaggtagggtgggcttcctAACGGTAAGTTCAAGTGAACGCAGACTTAGAACGACTATGTTATATGCGCCCTATCTCAATGTGTACCTTGGGTTAAAAACCCCGACCCGAAatactgagctagctagggcGTACACATTGGGACTAGTAAAAGGGGTGTTGTAAATATGTGTTCACACACATATTTGACAACAAGACATATAACACACTATTTccgcagtttttcatatagatgagtttaacccatgcttatgcattatgagtagattgcctgtatttttatggagaatggtagtttgagcgacactagcgccatctgatattgaaaagtagccaacttccaaattttgttgcaagaaaagcataagaagaagaatttgacatttgctttggctaagggtgttggcacactttgcaagtgaaattatttttcccactggttggtaaattttgtaacatttttcacaattaaaaactgcaatataacaatcgaatacgacacaaaatatgtttgcaagtatttttgttgtatagagagaatgcttacaacagtgcttcgcgaaattttgtatgtgaatgggcaaggcgtagtaaacttcaattgccaagtctgaagttccttcatatttacaaacgcaacatcttggttgattgtggcgaggttattggaatgcataagcttgtgttaaaggcatctatatgaaaaatgtcattgtgtcaccgccttaaaACTCGTCAAAAAATACGCGGTTTTCAAatacgcgctttggacccaggattacgaagcggaaattgaaaattgtatttccttctagagatatttgcaaacaaaagtgaaaatattCATGTAATTGTTGTAATTTTGACGATTTTGTTgtatccacaaaaaaaactgCGGATGAGTGTTTTGCGCGGGTTTGGTTTTGATCTCCAAATGTAGAAGTTTCCTGCGCAAAAATactcagcccaattctaaacaaaaattccgtgcgagttttttcccttctcccattcttcctattctgaacaatgttcgaaaaagcgaaaaccggttatgggagaaaagtaggtattatgaatataagtgagagggagatttctttgccatttcttagttttttcacttgttaaattaaagggaattcaTCAAAGtagttaaaagaaatttgttcttttaagaaataacacttatttgtacaaatgggtgctaaaatatgtacattctaccacaatattcattAAGTAAAAGTATGGTAATAGTCTATCTATGGTATCTAGTCAGCTGTTTTgacaattgaaatttcgttgcgcatttcttattttgtttaaaaaattgaaaagtttaattattgttgcgaatttgtttgaaattaagaaataaggtataaacaatgcacattattgcatttcatgtggtattcactggaataagtaatgaattgttgccacagcaacatcaacagaggagcataagaagaagaagacggcgggataacacaaatccaccggagttgcatgcattcattctgcaaagcaattttctggctgCCAAGACGAGTTTAGTTCGCCTTTCgccttaagccttcttaaaaaatccttgcgcaatttctggatggctggatggctgcatcaaatatacaaagagctcttccgttgcttatgatatacttttccgagttaaaataatgaatattgtggttgttgttgttgttgtagaatgtaaatacatattttagcacaaatttgtacaaataagtgttttttcttaaaagaaccaatttcctttaactattttgatgcattccctttaatttaactagtgaaaaagctcctatgaaatggcagagaaatctccctctccctcacattcgtaatacctacttttctcctataaccggtttccgctttttcgaacattgttcagaataggaggaaagggagaagtgaaaaaactcacaaggaatttttatttagaatacgaggaatgggagaagggaaaaaactcgcactgAATTTTCGTTTACAATAGGgctgtttatatattttatttattgttttgaatacgttttgactaagagacttattttttgtggaatatgtttgtaattttttgcgttttcttcatttttattaaatttttacgatttttaggttaaggcaccattaatcgaacacattggagatggatatggatatgggtatggttacgactatggcgttagggttaaggaagtctAATTTGGCCTTTAACCCTAaagccatagtcgtaaccatacccatatccataaccatctccaatgtgatcgattaatggtgccttaacctaaaaatcgtgaaaatttcttaaaaatgaaaacgcaaaaaattacacatattccacaaaaaagtctcttagtcatagcgTACCcgaaacaatgaataaaatctacaaaaagtttttAAGGCTGTGCAGGGCcgtggagaggggggggggggggggagccagccagggcaattgccctggggcccggcaaggcaaagcagtattgacagtactctaactaggatttcatcgatacatacatattttgttgctacaaaaaattgtttaaaaatttaaaatcactaaactaaaatcataagcatccaatcaaatactatggggcatagtcatagtcgaattaaaatgtgattttaagttagataaacgtttttgacacaattttataagcgctatctgtcaaaaatgcttcaactaacttaaaatcacattttatttcgacatatcgcagcattagttttgaatcggtaatttccatattctcagaccaaaaagcacggaaggttttccttggctgattcaaactcttaaaatgtacatatttagataaagttaatgtaagcaaatcaaaaaatgaaatcttacatttcatttatgtaagtgctccagtaaatcttattttatatgaaataaaactgacaatgtgaattgaatattttatgtatgttatgttatttttttttactggattgagtttattttttaggggagcccgtaaacgcgaactgtcccaggggctcggctctctgcggccagaggctgtgtgcgagtttgcctaaattgctacctaaatacacaaaaaacctaaatcactggaaaccgtcggcaaggcagtgcaaaagaaaaaatttgaattttttcgagcatacttttcaacctaaattgaaaagtcaagttttaaagataaacaaaatttttcatttttcttcaattttgtttttcacttttaaattttctGTGAAATGCGcatctgcatacaaatatagtaGTTAGCATATAGCCAAGGCCGCGATGGTCAGTGATGTGGTATGTGTGGCGATCGATTGGTAAATACGGTGCCAATTAGTTGAGTTTTTGCAGTGAAACCAAATCGCCACACGATGATGGCAAGGAATGTAGGCCAAAGTCTGCACAAATTTTTCAGAAATGGTCACTTACTGGCCAATAACGGGTAAATAGTGACATGCTTAATGTTAGCTGTTTCATTTTACCCTGGATAGAGGCAGATCCCCTTAAGATGTGATCCAATACGGTCGGCGAAAATGGCCCTACAAATTTATCAGATGCAATTTCATTTATTGCAATCTTGGGAACTCCTACTATGAACCCTTCTTAGTCCATGCCCATTTAAAGCATGCATACCTGCAGATTGTAAATACAACAACAGTTTCAAAGTGaaaatttttgtattaatttCCAAGCTTAAACAATTTAGATTGTCAAATGTACTCGCATACTTTTGACAGCTTTTTACCTAAATTGTAGCAGTGCTGGAAATTTCcattggaatattagtttaggtacctagaATTTAGActaactcgcacccagcctaaatttaccaactgaaatatttttaggttatggatatggcgataaaccaaaaaccaattggttggccatGGTATCGTTATGGCGTTagcattatggtatggcaccattaaaaaaaaaattaaacttcctaaagctggagtcattggtgccgtttgtcgtatcgctgtagtcgtatccctaacgtaatcagctgtttatcgttacgacggtaaaccaaaacccaattggttggctacgatacggttacgatcttagcggcaccaataatcgattgcactgattctcataaggttggtcgaatcagctgttaaaaggttaccgatacggataccgataaagcaccaatgtctccagctttaaccctaacgccatagtcgtaaccatacccatatccataaccatctcaatgtgatcgattaatggtgccttaacctaaaaatcgtgaaaatttcataaaaatgatgaaaaagcaaaaaattacaaacatattccacaaaaaataagtatcttattcataacgtatccaaaacaatggagaaaatctaaaaaaagttattaaattcaccaactcaaatatttttaggttatggatatggcgagaaaccaaaaaacaattgattggctatggcgttagcgttatactcttttcacacagaaacttaatgatctcatttcaccttctaatgaaatcgtaaattttttgctttcacacagaagtaactgctcgattagtatgagggatgaaatgtcaagcgaataaaatgacaatgctatatgacagacaatcatggcggaacgatacaaggtggcagcatggtgacatacctacaaacaaaaaaaattccatgtacttgtatattcgatggacaaatgtcaaaatcgtactgcgccggtagttgatgtatcaaatcaaataaaaaaggttataatcagttattcgatgcggccaccttatatcgttccgccatgcagacaatgacttttactttgacaaatgacatttttaagcactgaacacaccaaaaactaagaagcggaacgcggccaacagagttgcattgtgcttttgacttcattaggcattcgattagctactaatgaaataattatagattcgaattttgtagggaagattgagctcaataagcgtcttaatgtagaaaactgcctttattattcaataagccgcctgtgtgaaaatagtattatggTATGGCAGCATTAATCAAcattatggaaaggaatgtaatcgattaatggtgccataccataacgctaaagccggagtcattggtgccgtatgtcgtatcgctgtatccgtatccctaacgtaatcagctgtttatcgttacgacggtaaaccaaaacccaattggttggccacgatacggttacgactttagcggcaccaataatcgattgcattgattctcataaggttggtcgaatcagctgttaaaagtttaccgatacggttaccgataaagcaccaatgtctccagcttaacgccatagccaatcaattggttgagttggtgaatttaataactttttttagattttcttcattgttttggatacgttatgactaagatacttattttttgtggaatatgtttgtaattttttgcgttttcatcatttttatgaaattttcacgatttttagctgaggtgaaacatagaattagtgttgaggtgaaacatatacacatattttagttacatttgagtataatgcgtattgaaatttagtagtactaattttatgcgcagcaattttagaggtgtatttaaagcttgacgcttagcagtccatataaagtttaagcgaaaacgtctatagatgtaaaaaaaaacacagctattgttgcAACTGCAGCACTTCCGTCTTTTATGTATCCACTGTACCTATTGTATAATGCTGAAATGAGTATCCATCTAACCTCTAAAAACTCACCCATTCCTTCGAAACTGCTGTTAGAATTCTGTTCAAAAATTcgtagaaaataaaattaaacactaTACACATCATTAAAAAatcgttgttttatttttttatttaagatactttattatcaaaataaatttttttaaaaccactatatacatacatcagctaaaagaaaaatagcagtgtcgtttttattttatcaaattgcgacacttaaaaaatttttttccgaattttcagCAGTTTCCAAAAAGTTTGACTTACAGCTTTATATACaggaaccaaagaggataaatataataaaagccaccagtctgctactagttgcgaacacgaaaatgtatagaagacatttatgcacatctcgccaaaaaaaaaacctaCGACTACCATAACGAAAACATTttacaaagtaacgagtgacgtctcatattatatttatcctcttggCAGGAACTAGATTTTCTACCAGTATTGGCATACCCAATGTATGCATGACCATCATATGTAGAGTCCACGCCCAACGCCAACCACCTTTTTAAAAGTTCTCATAGGGATGATTTAAAATAACTTCATAGTCGATGATCTGTAAACTCTCTAAAAAATCAACAAACAGCTTAAAAAATCAAACATTTCGGTAgtaatttgtaaaattattttacaCATGCTCTTCTGAGCATTATTTTCGACGCGACAGACCAGGACGACAATCAATCGGGAATGTCGtcgtagccagattaaacctaattacATTATTGGGTAGCTACAGTtagtcctttttattttgtcaataacaactaaaatagaagtaaaagccagataataaaagctaaaatcattcttttgggcgtttttttaaacattgtgacgaatattagcatcactacgctgttagtaaataatcacaacaaaaaatacagtaagcagccaaacttatgtacatgcacacacataactagcagctcgaagtgaagagatatcacacacacacacatatagccatcagccgaagttgttactcacacatacatacatatgcatatagctCAATCACCAAGCAGGaaatacaacagttctagaaggtgaaacgtctagaccttaggagaaatatgcggacgaagcaacagagagtataaaacca contains:
- the LOC137253592 gene encoding myb-like protein F; this translates as MSNTNYIDRVPVKISEKFKPPPKLYQLPQVIANRLQLPVEHYDASPHYDYDFQLERKVLAKIPEWRRMRQQDREARRERKERREQEHLFQIEAKNKEMLGAVTYPSTDDLSSSDNDSVSCDKEDIQNKDTTTERKEIAEEAGVLLSKVNSFHTILQPTIISASNNDKFRFLNNAAPLNLQSHNANKNGTMASVVKDVNAFNYRDFEEDTSSPFDTIELKTINDLDILAQVLHNTQLPMKLQNDEHVGKVAVVEEDTYKIELKPKDNNTHNNELTNEEKNSSVDHLKSLHQKKDNKTMDVNKLATLKNTEIAIQKVEFENLGQQVAELCNECIPNITNNSITGTKYLTCTASNIPTACTSIAASAYAALPNQQTIQCYQMPYNSSMSNVIGEKQQHYANFNVHHTRQGGGTTATYENHNYLHQRTNFNENIPAYCSPRHLQYHNTSTIAAMNSAYACNNANNYGNPTDLSSSSAEPTNLPNEQNKLITPNNCNEIDVKSKSVPDILRELSAEVRNSEIRRSRYYSFSSEEEKQSAINHVVDEDVTPKQSPTKVPNTTKETNYYAKLPRPAQRLVKKISSMGFPLERVAKISQIFGIDDKKIIEHLIPLSELMDLGFDESKISEALIQFDNNKEKALEYLIS